From Syngnathus typhle isolate RoL2023-S1 ecotype Sweden linkage group LG13, RoL_Styp_1.0, whole genome shotgun sequence, a single genomic window includes:
- the ahsg2 gene encoding alpha-2-HS-glycoprotein 2 produces MNRLSITVVLGLLALGSAQLSIRQPECDSPDAEEAALAAQEYLNGQHTHGYKYALNRIEDIKIITKDNKDDIYVVEVDLLETYCHVLDPTPVANCTVRPKRLTAVEGDCDVVLTRVGGVLTVTAFKCKTEESTEDLCLGCPTLLPLNDTGALNFVRTSLATFNNNTINKTFSLLEVGRLSTQILSGGPRYLAEYVIAEANCTNDVCVPLNDVMASRGICTANDLGPGHTVDCKMFAIMVPPQDVNSTGVSRTLPTVHVHTQNMTRKHGLRHHKLTSLHDPHVTGLLSSESASESAEVVSVATPAVLNATATVPTADTSASVSAEVPLAVVKRDASATATDPVPLMPRCPGKVRLF; encoded by the exons ATGAATCGACTTAGTATCACAGTGGTCCTGGGACTACTGGCGCTTGGGTCCGCTCAGCTCAGTATACGCCAGCCCGAGTGTGACTCTCCTGACGCGGAAGAAGCCGCACTTGCGGCTCAGGAATACCTCAATGGCCAGCACACTCACGGTTACAAATATGCACTTAACAGGATTGAAGATATCAAGATCATCACTAAG GACAATAAAGATGACATCTATGTTGTTGAAGTGGACCTTCTGGAGACGTACTGTCACGTGTTGGACCCCACTCCTGTTGCTAACTGTACAGTCCGACCTAAAAGACTCACT GCGGTAGAAGGTGACTGTGATGTGGTTCTGACAAGGGTTGGAGGAGTGCTGACCGTCACAGCCTTCAAGTGTAAGACGGAAG AATCAACAGAGGACCTCTGTTTGGGCTGTCCTACTCTCCTTCCACTGAACGACACCGGAGCACTCAACTTTGTCCGCACTTCTCTGGCAACcttcaacaacaacacaatcaacaAAACATTTTCTCTGCTTGAGGTCGGTAGGCTGTCGACACAG ATTCTCTCTGGTGGACCACGCTATCTGGCAGAGTATGTGATCGCTGAGGCTAATTGCACTAATGATGTCTGCGTGCCGCTGAATGATGTTATGGCT AGTCGCGGTATTTGCACTGCCAATGACCTGGGACCTGGCCACACAGTTGACTGCAAGATGTTTGCCATTATG GTGCCTCCTCAAGATGTCAACAGCACTGGGGTTTCTCGCACATTGCCAACGGTCCAcgtgcacacacaaaacatGACCAGAAAGCATGGTCTGAGACACCACAAGCTGACTTCTCTCCACGACCCGCATGTTACCGGACTTCTATCTTCCGAGTCGGCATCAGAATCTGCTGAAGTGGTGTCGGTAGCCACCCCTGCAGTGTTGAACGCTACAGCAACTGTTCCAACTGCTGACACATCTGCTTCAGTAAGTGCTGAGGTTCCCCTCGCAGTGGTTAAGAGAGACGCATCTGCCACAGCTACAGACCCAGTTCCCCTGATGCCACGGTGCCCTGGGAAAGTCAGATTATTTTGA
- the LOC133165362 gene encoding uncharacterized protein LOC133165362 isoform X2, whose translation MPGSGLKPNDKSMPAPQQPEDPPKQIEQQKYLFTYPLYPMPNPKKTIKDSKIAIPPVKVQEPAYQYIHPYPLSSLPNKDSVKKPILDPQNPKVPSSPVHHPPNPYPYLVYPRGSPKESTKKPMPNSQKPEVTPGQVDEPIKPYPYPLYPMPSPEETTKRPTPNTQKTEVSPGDVDEPIDPYPLYPKPNPEDSTKMPMPNPQNPKVIPGVVEQSTDPYSNPLYSMPSPKELTNKPMTNRQIPGVPSGHVEQPIDPYPYPLNPILSPQKPTQKPEGPPNKVEPSTNAYPYPLYPLPSPKVAAKRPMLQLWPFKPQKLPMPPGPVKPASNQYQYSFYPKPGPKEQAKNPMPNPWLIKPQQPEDPHGRFEPPSDPYPLPLDPRPSSKDSAEHQKPYPWPFKPLALGVPQGQLQLSAPTVFPLYPNPSSKEPAKKTMLRPWLWKPQESEAPLGPVKQPFNHFWHGNKLSVKPIKAPQPLEFPQSLVQQPYDTYLVYYPMPVPELPKKPIPFPQLTDSKQPDISVHVQRPSNPVHPFNNGVVIKNPPAPPKPEVPGNVYWPLESQTPIKSVGAIHKKSPNQKPKVEKPEPIQPPEDKMPYPQWLHSVTLPSAKEPQSTPQSTNNAAVPHGSTNGCIKLCAVGFSNCCPQITFHQHLYLSSPEQYGKVARVVSQEFPFVASMANYRPGSHTSHTLPAQKLDEEKYNQRNPTVSIPNNQPYHLQQGGHSASLSESIADRVGTPKRQIYPYLAPKHNSQETKLPFENSLKLPSQFSRQVMPFRIHNPLYTPPSQEAQNKHPKKPNGEFGVFNYQPGRNAKSVSNYLQQQNPNHMRVPGTFSLGSHRLSHLGVQEELSPFFQYSMFNDAEATTQNLQHSSHWNKPKLSSKRDQTGHSSKPRGYILLQRGPPGKEPKGSMESTNNFRVLDENIPVSHVSSLNLQHVNTWDSKPQLDVLIGYKNEANPPRIPESKE comes from the coding sequence ATGCCAGGATCTGGTCTTAAACCAAATGACAAGTCTATGCCAGCTCCACAACAGCCTGAAGACCCTCCAAAACAAATAGAGCAGCAAAAATATCTATTCACCTATCCGCTTTATCCCATGCCAAATcctaaaaaaacaattaaagatTCTAAAATTGCGATCCCTCCAGTTAAAGTGCAGGAGCCAGCCTATCAGTATATCCACCCATATCCTCTTTCTTCTTTGCCTAATAAAGACTCTGTCAAAAAACCTATTCTTGATCCACAAAACCCCAAGGTCCCTTCCAGTCCAGTGCATCACCCACCCAATCCATACCCTTATCTAGTATACCCCAGGGGCAGTCCTAAAGAGTCCACCAAAAAGCCAATGCCTAATTCACAAAAGCCTGAGGTGACTCCCGGTCAGGTGGATGAGCCAATTAAGCCATACCCCTATCCACTTTACCCCATGCCCAGTCCTGAAGAAACTACCAAAAGACCAACACCTAATACACAAAAGACTGAGGTCAGTCCAGGTGATGTAGATGAGCCAATTGATCCTTATCCACTTTATCCTAAACCCAACCCTGAAGACTCAACCAAAATGCCAATGCCTAATCCACAAAACCCTAAAGTCATTCCAGGTGTTGTGGAGCAGTCAACTGATCCATACTCCAATCCACTATACTCTATGCCCAGTCCGAAAGAACTCACCAATAAACCAATGACCAATAGACAAATACCTGGAGTCCCTTCAGGTCACGTGGAACAGCCAATTGATCCATACCCCTATCCACTTAATCCTATCCTCAGTCCTCAAAAACCCACCCAAAAGCCTGAGGGCCCTCCAAATAAAGTGGAGCCTTCAACCAACGCATACCCCTATCCACTGTATCCTCTGCCCAGTCCCAAAGTAGCCGCTAAGAGGCCAATGCTGCAACTATGGCCATTCAAGCCACAAAAATTGCCAATGCCTCCTGGACCAGTGAAGCCGGCAAGCAATCAATACCAGTATAGTTTTTACCCAAAGCCAGGTCCTAAAGAACAAGCCAAAAATCCTATGCCAAATCCATGGCTTATCAAGCCACAACAGCCTGAGGATCCACATGGGCGTTTCGAGCCGCCATCTGATCCATACCCACTTCCACTTGATCCAAGGCCTAGTTCTAAAGACTCAGCCGAACACCAAAAGCCATATCCATGGCCATTCAAACCACTGGCGCTTGGAGTCCCTCAAGGACAATTGCAGTTATCTGCTCCAACTGTATTTCCACTTTACCCTAATCCCAGTTCCAAAGAACCagccaaaaaaacaatgctgCGTCCATGGCTATGGAAGCCACAAGAGTCTGAGGCTCCACTGGGCCCTGTGAAGCAGCCATTCAACCACTTTTGGCATGGAAACAAACTATCTGTCAAGCCTATCAAGGCCCCCCAACCACTTGAATTTCCTCAAAGTCTAGTCCAGCAGCCATATGATACCTACCTGGTTTATTACCCTATGCCTGTCCCAGAATTGCCCAAAAAGCCGATACCTTTCCCACAGCTGACGGACTCTAAACAGCCAGACATCTCGGTTCATGTGCAACGACCATCTAACCCAGTCCATCCATTTAATAATGGTGTAGTTATCAAGAACCCACCTGCTCCACCGAAACCTGAGGTACCTGGCAATGTTTATTGGCCTCTAGAATCTCAAACACCCATAAAATCAGTCGGTGCAATACATAAAAAAAGTCCCAATCAGAAGCCTAAAGTAGAAAAACCTGAACCCATCCAACCTCCAGAGGATAAGATGCCTTATCCACAATGGCTGCACTCTGTAACATTACCCTCAGCCAAAGAACCACAGTCCACTCCACAGTCCACTAATAATGCTGCAGTCCCCCATGGTTCAACAAATGGTTGCATCAAATTATGCGCTGTTGGTTTTTCAAATTGTTGCCCACAAATTACTTTCCATCAGCATCTCTATCTCTCGTCTCCTGAGCAATATGGCAAAGTGGCACGTGTAGTCTCACAAGAATTTCCATTTGTCGCTTCCATGGCCAATTATAGACCTGGAAGTCACACAAGTCATACGTTGCCTGCTCAAAAACTAGATGAAGAAAAATATAATCAGAGAAACCCCACAGTTTCTATTCCAAATAATCAACCTTATCACCTCCAACAAGGTGGCCATTCTGCTTCATTATCAGAAAGCATCGCAGACAGGGTAGGAACTCCTAAAAGACAAATCTATCCTTATTTGGCTCCGAAACATAATTCACAGGAAACTAAGCTACCATTTGAGAATAGTCTTAAGTTACCAAGCCAGTTTTCCCGTCAAGTTATGCCCTTCAGGATTCACAATCCATTGTATACCCCTCCAAGTCAAGAGGCACAAAATAAGCACCCCAAAAAGCCCAATGGCGAATTTGGGGTGTTCAATTATCAGCCTGGTCGGAATGCAAAGTCTGTCTCTAATTATCTTCAGCAGCAGAACCCAAATCATATGAGAGTACCTGGGACATTCTCCCTTGGATCTCATAGGCTTTCCCATCTTGGGGTACAGGAGGAGCTCAGTCCTTTTTTCCAGTACTCCATGTTTAATGATGCTGAAGCAACAACTCAGAACTTGCAGCATTCATCACATTGGAATAAGCCTAAACTATCCTCAAAACGTGATCAGACTGGGCATTCTTCTAAGCCAAGAGGATATATACTTCTACAGCGTGGTCCACCGGGTAAAGAACCCAAAGGTTCTATGGAGTCAACAAATAATTTCAGGGTTCTAGACGAAAATATCCCAGTTAGTCATGTGAGCTCTCTGAATCTTCAACATGTTAACACCTGGGATTCAAAACCTCAGCTTGATGTACTAATCGGGTATAAGAATGAAGCAAATCCACCACGCATTCCTGAATCAAAAGAATGA
- the LOC133165362 gene encoding titin-like isoform X1 produces the protein MSLCFLINPACLSNCPFSGQHSRTLLSLYAAPFFLVPMACREPGGSLILLYFGLFLLAASTFCQCSQLARLKTSVKFRHKSPLTPNRNDGSYSGRLLIFQQADPPNKATSQIINADSDYQADMGWVVYRQPSMEVDRFSEAGTAVMDQLIKMDPEVECTTDSMKLQVQDISSTPGSLILVDRGHLSPLPLSKLPQSCGYTIKSTQKDMVLVAPYNGCFVALEEDSYVLQLLWWGLPVTMTCPLMRPSSSRSPMVTCHTEGMIVKTEWIIPLSKIQINMNGKWELLNATLHKCEIGVVDNAKGVVLSVHYGACVEKKNGMYSVGLAGEGATKISCPSMAQSLSKPTKSLESPNIGLHPSQPFYYPLSSHYKPVPHNPGPVGNPIQMGSSPGHAEQPVNHLLPVQPENKPDKPKPAPQPFQPPTPETRFYLFPYQLNHTPGPVIDPVQKPTVAPHKTEVPPGHVEKPHYPFLQILESENKPSEGSNTVPSRDSPKPQSPQVPSGPFKKPYYPFLPNPLFENKPIKDTKIVQVSQQYPVPPSKGAKPASPKYPLYPLRRPDDKPTSSPQLPQAHNPEARTVSAGQPLYPNLYPFFPDPENERWPPQEPEELPGKVPQPVTTSPSNLMPGSGLKPNDKSMPAPQQPEDPPKQIEQQKYLFTYPLYPMPNPKKTIKDSKIAIPPVKVQEPAYQYIHPYPLSSLPNKDSVKKPILDPQNPKVPSSPVHHPPNPYPYLVYPRGSPKESTKKPMPNSQKPEVTPGQVDEPIKPYPYPLYPMPSPEETTKRPTPNTQKTEVSPGDVDEPIDPYPLYPKPNPEDSTKMPMPNPQNPKVIPGVVEQSTDPYSNPLYSMPSPKELTNKPMTNRQIPGVPSGHVEQPIDPYPYPLNPILSPQKPTQKPEGPPNKVEPSTNAYPYPLYPLPSPKVAAKRPMLQLWPFKPQKLPMPPGPVKPASNQYQYSFYPKPGPKEQAKNPMPNPWLIKPQQPEDPHGRFEPPSDPYPLPLDPRPSSKDSAEHQKPYPWPFKPLALGVPQGQLQLSAPTVFPLYPNPSSKEPAKKTMLRPWLWKPQESEAPLGPVKQPFNHFWHGNKLSVKPIKAPQPLEFPQSLVQQPYDTYLVYYPMPVPELPKKPIPFPQLTDSKQPDISVHVQRPSNPVHPFNNGVVIKNPPAPPKPEVPGNVYWPLESQTPIKSVGAIHKKSPNQKPKVEKPEPIQPPEDKMPYPQWLHSVTLPSAKEPQSTPQSTNNAAVPHGSTNGCIKLCAVGFSNCCPQITFHQHLYLSSPEQYGKVARVVSQEFPFVASMANYRPGSHTSHTLPAQKLDEEKYNQRNPTVSIPNNQPYHLQQGGHSASLSESIADRVGTPKRQIYPYLAPKHNSQETKLPFENSLKLPSQFSRQVMPFRIHNPLYTPPSQEAQNKHPKKPNGEFGVFNYQPGRNAKSVSNYLQQQNPNHMRVPGTFSLGSHRLSHLGVQEELSPFFQYSMFNDAEATTQNLQHSSHWNKPKLSSKRDQTGHSSKPRGYILLQRGPPGKEPKGSMESTNNFRVLDENIPVSHVSSLNLQHVNTWDSKPQLDVLIGYKNEANPPRIPESKE, from the exons ATGTCTCTCTGTTTCCTCATTAATCCTGCCTGTCTATCCAACTGTCCCTTCAGTGGTCAGCACAGTAGAACTCTACTTTCTCTGTATGCAGCgcctttttttttagttccaaTGGCGTGTAGAGAGCCAGGGGGCTCTctgattttattgtattttggaCTTTTTCTGCTTGCTGCCAGTACATTTTGCCAATGCTCCCAACTTGCAAGGTTGAAGACATCAGTTAAATTCAGACACAAGTCTCCACTGACTCCAAACAGAAATGATGGTTCCTACAGTGGAAGGCTGTTGATCTTTCAGCAAGCTGACCCCCCTAACAAAGCCACAAGTCAGATCATCAATGCTGATTCCGATTACCAAGCGGATATGG gATGGGTTGTTTACAGGCAACCCAGTATGGAGGTTGACAGATTTTCAGAAGCAGGCACAGCAGTGATGGATCAGCTCATTAAAATGGATCCAGAGGTGGAATGTACAACAGACTCGATGAAACTTCAAGTCCAAGATATTTCATCCACTCCTGGATCTCTGATTTTGGTGGATAGAG GTCATCTGTCTCCGTTGCCTCTCTCCAAGCTCCCACAAAGCTGCGGTTACACCATCAAGTCGACACAAAAAGATATGGTTTTGGTTGCTCCTTATAATGGTTGTTTTGTTGCCCTGGAG GAGGATTCTTATGTGCTACAATTACTTTGGTGGGGGTTACCGGTGACTATGACATGCCCCCTGATGCGACCGTCTTCATCCAGGTCACCAATGGTCACATGTCATACAGAAGGCATGATTGTGAAAACTGAATGGATCATCCCACTCTctaaaattcaaataaata TGAATGGCAAATGGGAGCTGCTAAATGCTACATTACATAAATGTGAGATCGGCGTAGTGGATAATGCCAAAGGTGTGGTCCTGTCTGTCCACTATGGTGCCTGTGTGGAGAAGAAG AATGGAATGTACTCCGTTGGATTGGCCGGTGAAGGAGCAACCAAGATTTCATGTCCATCAATGGCTCAAAGTCTATCTAAACCAACAAAGTCATTAGAATCCCCAAACATAGGCTTGCATCCCTCACAGCCATTCTATTATCCACTTTCAAGTCACTACAAACCGGTTCCACACAACCCTGGGCCTGTTGGAAATCCAATCCAAATGGGATCCTCTCCTGGTCACGCAGAGCAGCCAGTGAACCATCTCCTTCCTGTACAGCCTGAAAATAAACCAGACAAGCCCAAACCTGCTCCACAGCCTTTCCAACCACCAACACCTGAAACTCGCTTTTATCTCTTCCCCTATCAACTTAATCATACACCTGGCCCTGTCATAGACCCTGTACAAAAGCCTACAGTTGCTCCACATAAAACTGAAGTACCTCCAGGTCATGTGGAGAAGCCACATTATCCCTTCTTACAAATACTCGAATCTGAAAATAAACCAAGTGAAGGTTCAAATACTGTTCCTTCTCGTGACTCCCCCAAGCCACAATCACCCCAAGTTCCTTCTGGTCCCTTCAAGAAACCATATTATCCATTCTTGCCAAACCCACTATTTGAAAACAAACCAATAAAAGATACTAAGATTGTTCAAGTGTCACAGCAATATCCGGTGCCACCAAGTAAAGGTGCAAAGCCAGCCTCGCCTAAATATCCATTATACCCGCTACGAAGACCTGATGACAAGCCTACATCTTCTCCACAGCTTCCACAAGCACACAACCCAGAGGCACGAACAGTTAGCGCTGGTCAACCACTGTATCCAAACCTCTATCCATTTTTTCCTGACCCTGAAAACGAACGATGGCCTCCACAAGAACCTGAGGAACTACCAGGTAAGGTTCCCCAGCCAGTCACCACTTCTCCTTCAAACCTCATGCCAGGATCTGGTCTTAAACCAAATGACAAGTCTATGCCAGCTCCACAACAGCCTGAAGACCCTCCAAAACAAATAGAGCAGCAAAAATATCTATTCACCTATCCGCTTTATCCCATGCCAAATcctaaaaaaacaattaaagatTCTAAAATTGCGATCCCTCCAGTTAAAGTGCAGGAGCCAGCCTATCAGTATATCCACCCATATCCTCTTTCTTCTTTGCCTAATAAAGACTCTGTCAAAAAACCTATTCTTGATCCACAAAACCCCAAGGTCCCTTCCAGTCCAGTGCATCACCCACCCAATCCATACCCTTATCTAGTATACCCCAGGGGCAGTCCTAAAGAGTCCACCAAAAAGCCAATGCCTAATTCACAAAAGCCTGAGGTGACTCCCGGTCAGGTGGATGAGCCAATTAAGCCATACCCCTATCCACTTTACCCCATGCCCAGTCCTGAAGAAACTACCAAAAGACCAACACCTAATACACAAAAGACTGAGGTCAGTCCAGGTGATGTAGATGAGCCAATTGATCCTTATCCACTTTATCCTAAACCCAACCCTGAAGACTCAACCAAAATGCCAATGCCTAATCCACAAAACCCTAAAGTCATTCCAGGTGTTGTGGAGCAGTCAACTGATCCATACTCCAATCCACTATACTCTATGCCCAGTCCGAAAGAACTCACCAATAAACCAATGACCAATAGACAAATACCTGGAGTCCCTTCAGGTCACGTGGAACAGCCAATTGATCCATACCCCTATCCACTTAATCCTATCCTCAGTCCTCAAAAACCCACCCAAAAGCCTGAGGGCCCTCCAAATAAAGTGGAGCCTTCAACCAACGCATACCCCTATCCACTGTATCCTCTGCCCAGTCCCAAAGTAGCCGCTAAGAGGCCAATGCTGCAACTATGGCCATTCAAGCCACAAAAATTGCCAATGCCTCCTGGACCAGTGAAGCCGGCAAGCAATCAATACCAGTATAGTTTTTACCCAAAGCCAGGTCCTAAAGAACAAGCCAAAAATCCTATGCCAAATCCATGGCTTATCAAGCCACAACAGCCTGAGGATCCACATGGGCGTTTCGAGCCGCCATCTGATCCATACCCACTTCCACTTGATCCAAGGCCTAGTTCTAAAGACTCAGCCGAACACCAAAAGCCATATCCATGGCCATTCAAACCACTGGCGCTTGGAGTCCCTCAAGGACAATTGCAGTTATCTGCTCCAACTGTATTTCCACTTTACCCTAATCCCAGTTCCAAAGAACCagccaaaaaaacaatgctgCGTCCATGGCTATGGAAGCCACAAGAGTCTGAGGCTCCACTGGGCCCTGTGAAGCAGCCATTCAACCACTTTTGGCATGGAAACAAACTATCTGTCAAGCCTATCAAGGCCCCCCAACCACTTGAATTTCCTCAAAGTCTAGTCCAGCAGCCATATGATACCTACCTGGTTTATTACCCTATGCCTGTCCCAGAATTGCCCAAAAAGCCGATACCTTTCCCACAGCTGACGGACTCTAAACAGCCAGACATCTCGGTTCATGTGCAACGACCATCTAACCCAGTCCATCCATTTAATAATGGTGTAGTTATCAAGAACCCACCTGCTCCACCGAAACCTGAGGTACCTGGCAATGTTTATTGGCCTCTAGAATCTCAAACACCCATAAAATCAGTCGGTGCAATACATAAAAAAAGTCCCAATCAGAAGCCTAAAGTAGAAAAACCTGAACCCATCCAACCTCCAGAGGATAAGATGCCTTATCCACAATGGCTGCACTCTGTAACATTACCCTCAGCCAAAGAACCACAGTCCACTCCACAGTCCACTAATAATGCTGCAGTCCCCCATGGTTCAACAAATGGTTGCATCAAATTATGCGCTGTTGGTTTTTCAAATTGTTGCCCACAAATTACTTTCCATCAGCATCTCTATCTCTCGTCTCCTGAGCAATATGGCAAAGTGGCACGTGTAGTCTCACAAGAATTTCCATTTGTCGCTTCCATGGCCAATTATAGACCTGGAAGTCACACAAGTCATACGTTGCCTGCTCAAAAACTAGATGAAGAAAAATATAATCAGAGAAACCCCACAGTTTCTATTCCAAATAATCAACCTTATCACCTCCAACAAGGTGGCCATTCTGCTTCATTATCAGAAAGCATCGCAGACAGGGTAGGAACTCCTAAAAGACAAATCTATCCTTATTTGGCTCCGAAACATAATTCACAGGAAACTAAGCTACCATTTGAGAATAGTCTTAAGTTACCAAGCCAGTTTTCCCGTCAAGTTATGCCCTTCAGGATTCACAATCCATTGTATACCCCTCCAAGTCAAGAGGCACAAAATAAGCACCCCAAAAAGCCCAATGGCGAATTTGGGGTGTTCAATTATCAGCCTGGTCGGAATGCAAAGTCTGTCTCTAATTATCTTCAGCAGCAGAACCCAAATCATATGAGAGTACCTGGGACATTCTCCCTTGGATCTCATAGGCTTTCCCATCTTGGGGTACAGGAGGAGCTCAGTCCTTTTTTCCAGTACTCCATGTTTAATGATGCTGAAGCAACAACTCAGAACTTGCAGCATTCATCACATTGGAATAAGCCTAAACTATCCTCAAAACGTGATCAGACTGGGCATTCTTCTAAGCCAAGAGGATATATACTTCTACAGCGTGGTCCACCGGGTAAAGAACCCAAAGGTTCTATGGAGTCAACAAATAATTTCAGGGTTCTAGACGAAAATATCCCAGTTAGTCATGTGAGCTCTCTGAATCTTCAACATGTTAACACCTGGGATTCAAAACCTCAGCTTGATGTACTAATCGGGTATAAGAATGAAGCAAATCCACCACGCATTCCTGAATCAAAAGAATGA
- the LOC133165362 gene encoding uncharacterized protein LOC133165362 isoform X3, whose protein sequence is MSLCFLINPACLSNCPFSGQHSRTLLSLYAAPFFLVPMACREPGGSLILLYFGLFLLAASTFCQCSQLARLKTSVKFRHKSPLTPNRNDGSYSGRLLIFQQADPPNKATSQIINADSDYQADMGWVVYRQPSMEVDRFSEAGTAVMDQLIKMDPEVECTTDSMKLQVQDISSTPGSLILVDRGHLSPLPLSKLPQSCGYTIKSTQKDMVLVAPYNGCFVALEEDSYVLQLLWWGLPVTMTCPLMRPSSSRSPMVTCHTEGMIVKTEWIIPLSKIQINMNGKWELLNATLHKCEIGVVDNAKGVVLSVHYGACVEKKNGMYSVGLAGEGATKISCPSMAQSLSKPTKSLESPNIGLHPSQPFYYPLSSHYKPVPHNPGPVGNPIQMGSSPGHAEQPVNHLLPVQPENKPDKPKPAPQPFQPPTPETRFYLFPYQLNHTPGPVIDPVQKPTVAPHKTEVPPGHVEKPHYPFLQILESENKPSEGSNTVPSRDSPKPQSPQVPSGPFKKPYYPFLPNPLFENKPIKDTKIVQVSQQYPVPPSKGAKPASPKYPLYPLRRPDDKPTSSPQLPQAHNPEARTVSAGQPLYPNLYPFFPDPENERWPPQEPEELPGLDCL, encoded by the exons ATGTCTCTCTGTTTCCTCATTAATCCTGCCTGTCTATCCAACTGTCCCTTCAGTGGTCAGCACAGTAGAACTCTACTTTCTCTGTATGCAGCgcctttttttttagttccaaTGGCGTGTAGAGAGCCAGGGGGCTCTctgattttattgtattttggaCTTTTTCTGCTTGCTGCCAGTACATTTTGCCAATGCTCCCAACTTGCAAGGTTGAAGACATCAGTTAAATTCAGACACAAGTCTCCACTGACTCCAAACAGAAATGATGGTTCCTACAGTGGAAGGCTGTTGATCTTTCAGCAAGCTGACCCCCCTAACAAAGCCACAAGTCAGATCATCAATGCTGATTCCGATTACCAAGCGGATATGG gATGGGTTGTTTACAGGCAACCCAGTATGGAGGTTGACAGATTTTCAGAAGCAGGCACAGCAGTGATGGATCAGCTCATTAAAATGGATCCAGAGGTGGAATGTACAACAGACTCGATGAAACTTCAAGTCCAAGATATTTCATCCACTCCTGGATCTCTGATTTTGGTGGATAGAG GTCATCTGTCTCCGTTGCCTCTCTCCAAGCTCCCACAAAGCTGCGGTTACACCATCAAGTCGACACAAAAAGATATGGTTTTGGTTGCTCCTTATAATGGTTGTTTTGTTGCCCTGGAG GAGGATTCTTATGTGCTACAATTACTTTGGTGGGGGTTACCGGTGACTATGACATGCCCCCTGATGCGACCGTCTTCATCCAGGTCACCAATGGTCACATGTCATACAGAAGGCATGATTGTGAAAACTGAATGGATCATCCCACTCTctaaaattcaaataaata TGAATGGCAAATGGGAGCTGCTAAATGCTACATTACATAAATGTGAGATCGGCGTAGTGGATAATGCCAAAGGTGTGGTCCTGTCTGTCCACTATGGTGCCTGTGTGGAGAAGAAG AATGGAATGTACTCCGTTGGATTGGCCGGTGAAGGAGCAACCAAGATTTCATGTCCATCAATGGCTCAAAGTCTATCTAAACCAACAAAGTCATTAGAATCCCCAAACATAGGCTTGCATCCCTCACAGCCATTCTATTATCCACTTTCAAGTCACTACAAACCGGTTCCACACAACCCTGGGCCTGTTGGAAATCCAATCCAAATGGGATCCTCTCCTGGTCACGCAGAGCAGCCAGTGAACCATCTCCTTCCTGTACAGCCTGAAAATAAACCAGACAAGCCCAAACCTGCTCCACAGCCTTTCCAACCACCAACACCTGAAACTCGCTTTTATCTCTTCCCCTATCAACTTAATCATACACCTGGCCCTGTCATAGACCCTGTACAAAAGCCTACAGTTGCTCCACATAAAACTGAAGTACCTCCAGGTCATGTGGAGAAGCCACATTATCCCTTCTTACAAATACTCGAATCTGAAAATAAACCAAGTGAAGGTTCAAATACTGTTCCTTCTCGTGACTCCCCCAAGCCACAATCACCCCAAGTTCCTTCTGGTCCCTTCAAGAAACCATATTATCCATTCTTGCCAAACCCACTATTTGAAAACAAACCAATAAAAGATACTAAGATTGTTCAAGTGTCACAGCAATATCCGGTGCCACCAAGTAAAGGTGCAAAGCCAGCCTCGCCTAAATATCCATTATACCCGCTACGAAGACCTGATGACAAGCCTACATCTTCTCCACAGCTTCCACAAGCACACAACCCAGAGGCACGAACAGTTAGCGCTGGTCAACCACTGTATCCAAACCTCTATCCATTTTTTCCTGACCCTGAAAACGAACGATGGCCTCCACAAGAACCTGAGGAACTACCAG GATTGGACTGTCTGTAG